The Sebastes fasciatus isolate fSebFas1 chromosome 13, fSebFas1.pri, whole genome shotgun sequence genome includes a region encoding these proteins:
- the nfil3-6 gene encoding nuclear factor, interleukin 3 regulated, member 6, whose amino-acid sequence MFEEESQHMRGQQQQDLAVLHALESPVSPGGGGGGEPLSFTDEAVSILTSSSMLARSLLGRTSAVKRKESPSSSIRRKREFIPVDKKDEGYWDKRRKNNEAAKRSREKRRVNDMVLESRVLALLEENARLRAELLALKFRFGLVKEPSNVPILPLTTAPNHTAQTLTPHYYLHRGDGGLHSSSASHHNNQTGLLSSRASRDAGNMSEDSGFSTPDGSSVGSPSSSIFFEDRLSDHGKLSPHRAEELNYDLHHSPAEVHHAAGPAGGKLDHVEALMINLPHKLRFKNPCCGDSYDDARRSPMLSTAGREGPRDTPKGLSGGETAAGHCAGPWLQQSDREEGRKGRQSPQYITLASGYGLPPPPTQGQTEVQYKHENTHLKSKLNSLSEEVAQLKKLFTEQLMAKVN is encoded by the coding sequence ATGTTTGAGGAAGAGTCCCAGCATATGagggggcagcagcagcaggatttGGCTGTGCTCCACGCTCTGGAGTCACCTGTGAGTCCAggtggaggcggaggaggagagcCTCTGTCCTTCACAGATGAAGCTGTGTCCATCCTGACCTCCAGCAGCATGCTGGCCCGCTCCCTGCTGGGCCGCACCTCCGCCGTCAAACGCAAAGAGAGCCCCTCTTCCAGCATCCGACGCAAGCGCGAGTTCATCCCCGTTGACAAGAAGGACGAGGGCTACTGGgacaagaggaggaagaacaaCGAGGCAGCCAAGCGCTCGCGGGAGAAGCGACGCGTGAACGACATGGTCCTGGAGAGCCGCGTTCTGGCTCTGCTGGAGGAGAACGCTCGCCTCAGGGCCGAGCTGTTGGCTCTCAAGTTCCGCTTCGGCCTGGTCAAAGAACCCTCCAACGTCCCCATCCTGCCACTCACTACAGCTCCCAACCACACCGCTCAGACCTTGACCCCTCACTACTACCTCCACAGAGGAGATGGAGGCCTCCACAGCTCCTCGGCCTCACATCACAACAACCAGACAGGCCTGCTGAGCTCCAGGGCCTCCAGGGACGCTGGCAACATGTCGGAGGACTCTGGGTTCTCCACGCCGGATGGGTCCAGCGTGGGCAGTCCTTCTTCTTCGATCTTCTTCGAAGACCGGCTGAGCGACCACGGGAAGTTGTCCCCACACAGGGCAGAGGAGCTGAACTACGACCTCCACCACTCCCCCGCTGAAGTCCACCACGCTGCAGGACCAGCCGGAGGGAAGTTGGACCACGTCGAGGCGTTGATGATAAACCTTCCTCACAAGCTGCGTTTCAAGAACCCCTGCTGTGGGGACTCGTATGACGACGCCAGACGCAGCCCTATGCTGTCCACAGCAGGACGTGAAGGTCCGAGAGACACCCCTAAAGGACTCAGTGGAGGCGAGACGGCAGCAGGGCATTGCGCCGGCCCCTGGCTCCAGCAGTCGGACAGGGAGGAAGGCAGGAAGGGGAGGCAGTCCCCTCAATACATCACCTTAGCTTCCGGCTACGGCCTCCCGCCTCCTCCCACGCAAGGACAAACCGAGGTCCAGTACAAGCACGAGAACACTCACCTGAAGTCCAAGCTCAACTCTCTGAGCGAGGAGGTGGCTCAGCTGAAGAAGCTGTTCACGGAGCAGCTCATGGCCAAAGTCAACTGA